Within Syntrophales bacterium, the genomic segment AAAAATGACAGGAATTATTTTATCCGGCGGCAAAAATATCAGGATGGGAACAAACAAAGCCTTTATAAAGGTTGACGGTGAGCAGCTAATAGACAGAACGGTAAGGCTTTTTAAAAATATTTTCAAGGAAGTTATACTGGTCACCAACTCCCCACTCGAGTACCTCGATCAGGATGTTAAAATTGTGACCGATATCATCGAAGAAAAAGGTGCAATAGGTGGCATTTATACCGGACTTTTTTATTCAACCTGTAACTGCTCATTCGTCTCGGCCTGCGATATGCCATTCCTGAACAGAAATTTTATAGAATATATGATTTCCAAAATCGGACATTATGATATAGTTGTCCCCAACCCTCCAGACGGGCTTCAGCCCCTCCATGCTATCTACTCCAGCAGGTGCCTTCCCCATATCAAAAAGTCAATCGATACGGATAAACTCAAGATAACCGGTTTCTTCAAAAGCTTAAAAGTCTTGAAAATCCCCGGCGACACCATAACAACCTTCGATCCTGAAAGAAGGATGTTCTCAAACATCAACACAAAGGAAGATTTAACGCAAATTTTCTGACTGCCATCTATCGAAATTATTCTACTTGCAACCCTTTATGCCAAGTTGCATTTATTTTTACCTTTAGAGTCGTCTTTGAAAGTATTATTTCTATTTAAGAATCTCCCCTGCCTGGATCACTTTTAGAATCTGATTGGTACCGGCAGCGGCAAATAGCTCCATGCTATCATTCAACAGCCTGGCCAGATGATATTCCCGACTTACTCCATAACCACCAAGTATCTCTATGGCATTTTTCGTAACGTTCAGAGCTGCCTCTGTGCCGACAACCTTGGCCCGGGACAGGTGCTTGCCGATCTCTCGAGGACTCAACCCACGATCCATAGCGGCCCTCGGGTAGTAGATAAGCCATTTGGCTGCATCGATCTCTGTTTCCATGTCGGCTAACATAAATTGAATGGCCTGCAAGTTGCTTATCGGTTTTCCATAAAGGACTCTTTCTTTAGAATATTTCAGTGCGATTTCAAAAGCCCCCCGGGCAATTCCAAGACCTATGGCACCTATGGAAGCCCTGTTATGACTAATGGCGGTCATTGCGATACTAAAGCCGCTACCCTCTTTGCCGATGAGATTTTCCCTGGGAACCTTACAGTCATTAAAGACAAGTTCACTCACATGAAGAGATTTAAACCCCATCTCTTCCTCTCTCCTGCCAACAGTAAATCCCGGAGTCTCTTTTTCCACCAGAAACATACTGGCCCTGTCCCCTGTTTTTGCCAGTAAAACTGCATAATCTGTCACACCACCATTGGTAATCATGACCTTTCTGCCATTAATAGTATAACCGTCCTCGTCAGCAGCTACCGCCTCGGTCCCCAGATTGGCGATATCAGACCCTCCTGTAGCCTCAGTAGCGGCAATACAGATAATCTTTTCACCTCTTATTACAGGCGGCAAATATTTCTT encodes:
- a CDS encoding molybdenum cofactor guanylyltransferase is translated as MTGIILSGGKNIRMGTNKAFIKVDGEQLIDRTVRLFKNIFKEVILVTNSPLEYLDQDVKIVTDIIEEKGAIGGIYTGLFYSTCNCSFVSACDMPFLNRNFIEYMISKIGHYDIVVPNPPDGLQPLHAIYSSRCLPHIKKSIDTDKLKITGFFKSLKVLKIPGDTITTFDPERRMFSNINTKEDLTQIF
- a CDS encoding acyl-CoA dehydrogenase family protein, coding for MFEFTKEQEMLRAMVREFADTELAPRALELDEKGEFPFDIVKKLGQLGIIGMALPKEFGGAAIGYLAATIAIEELARVYPSIAFFTMVSQVPMYAIENFGTEEQKKKYLPPVIRGEKIICIAATEATGGSDIANLGTEAVAADEDGYTINGRKVMITNGGVTDYAVLLAKTGDRASMFLVEKETPGFTVGRREEEMGFKSLHVSELVFNDCKVPRENLIGKEGSGFSIAMTAISHNRASIGAIGLGIARGAFEIALKYSKERVLYGKPISNLQAIQFMLADMETEIDAAKWLIYYPRAAMDRGLSPREIGKHLSRAKVVGTEAALNVTKNAIEILGGYGVSREYHLARLLNDSMELFAAAGTNQILKVIQAGEILK